Genomic window (Caldinitratiruptor microaerophilus):
CGCAGGTTACCCGTGGTTGGACAGAAAGACCCCGTGGAGCTTCACTGCAGCCTGGTGTTGGGCGCTGGTGGTGCGTGTACAGGATAGGTGGGAGCCGGAGAAGCAGGGGCGCCAGCCCCTGTGGAGGCGCCGTTGGGATACCACCCTCGGACCCCCGGCGCTCTAACCCTGGCCCGTGAGCCGGGTGGGGGACCGTGCCAGGCGGGCAGTTTGACTGGGGCGGTCGCCTCCTAAAGGGTAACGGAGGCGCCCAAAGGTCCGCTCAGGATGGTTGGAAATCATCCGGGGAGTGCAAAGGCAGAAGCGGGCTTGACTGCGAGACGGACAGGTCGAGCAGGTGGGAAACCAGGGCTTAGTGATCCGGCGGTACCGAGTGGAAGGGCCGTCGCTCAACGGATAAAAGCTACCCCGGGGATAACAGGCTGATCTCCCCCAAGAGTCCACATCGACGGGGAGGTTTGGCACCTCGATGTCGGCTCATCGCATCCTCGGGCTGAAGTCGGTCCGAAGGGTTGGGCTGTTCGCCCATTAAAGCGGTACGTGAGCTGGGTTCAGAACGTCGTGAGACAGTTCGGTCCCTATCCACCACGGGCGGTGGAGACTTGACGGGAGCTGCCCCCAGTACGAGAGGACCGGGGTGGACGCACCGCTGGTGTACCAGTTGTCCCGCCAGGGGCAAACGCTGGGTAGCCATGTGCGGAACGGATCAGCGCTGAAAGCATCTAAGTGCGAAGCCGGCCCGGAGATGAGGTCTCCCATCCCGCAAGGGAGTAAGACCCCTGGGAGATGACCAGGTCGATCGGCCGGGCGTGTACGCGCCGCAAGGCGTTGAGCGGACCGGTACGAATCGGTCGAGGGCTTGACCTGGCCAAAGGCGGCGTGCGGTTCCACCTGGGTCGCAGACCCAACGCCTCTGTGCACGATTTCGGGTGCCCATACCGGCGGGGCCACACCCGGCTCCATTCCGAACCCGGTCGTTAAGCCCGCCAGGGCCGAGGGTACTGGGGGCCCTAGCCCCCGGGAGAGTAGGTCGGCGCCCGAACTGCCTTGACGGCCAGGTCCACGGGACCTGGCCGATCCTGCGCCCGTAGCTCAATTGGACAGAGCATCTGACTACGGATCAGAAGGCTGGGGGTTCGAGTCCTCCCGGGCGCGCCAGCAGGCCGGCGGCAGCGGGAAGGGGCGCTCCAGCCCGGGGGGCGGCAGGGCACGAATGCCACGTAGGGCACGATCGCCCTGTTGCCCAGGGGGCGTCCGGTATGCTAAAATGTGCGATGCTCGGCACGGGGGACCGGCTCTGCCGGGTTCTGTAGTCGGGCGGGTTTAGCTCAGTTGGTAGAGCGCCACCTTGCCAAGGTGGAGGTCGCGAGTTCGAGTCTCGTAACCCGCTCCAACCAAGGGGGCATCCCCCGTCGTGGTGGCCGTAGCTCAGCTGGTCAGAGCGCCAGGTTGTGGCCCTGGAGGTCGTGGGTTCGAGTCCCATCGGTCACCCCACACGAAACCTTCTCCAACGCGAGCGCAGCGAGGGCGCCCGTAGCTCAATTGGATAGAGCATCTGACTACGGATCAGAAGGCTGGGGGTTCGAGTCCTCCCGGGCGCACCAGACCGGAGACCGCAGCGACCCGAACGACTGTCGTTCGGGTCGCTGTCGTTCTCCTTCCAGGTCCCCGCGAGCGCTCGCCGCTCTCGGTGACGGGCACGGTCAACGCCGGACGGCTGCAGGGTCTCCGGGTGCGGGGAGTCCGGGCCCGGGCCCTGGCCGCCCAGGAAGCGGGCCGCACGCTCGAGGAGGTGGACGGTGGCGCTGAGCCCGATGCGGGCGAGGGGCCGGCCAGTTCCTCCCGCCGCTCCAGGTTCAGGGACAGGTGGACCCCCCGTTTTTCCTCGAGCAGGGCGTGGAGTTCGTCGACGAGGACGGCGCGTACCGTCCGCAGGCCTGCCCGGGCTCGAGTGGACGTCAGGAGGGGTACAGGGACTCCGGCGCGGTGATGAGGGTGTGCGGCGGCCTGCGCGAGAGGCGCCGGCACGGCTCCGGCGGCGTCTCGCCGGTCCGGACCGCCACCCCGACTTCACGCAGCGGCACGGCTTCGCGGGCGGCGAGCGCCGAGATCTCCCGGAGCGGCTCGTGCAGGTTGCGCTCGACATGGTGGCTGAGCGCCCGCAGGGGCCAGGCGTGGACGACCCGGACGCCCTCGGGCAGGTCGGGTTCCTGCCAGAGAAGGTCGAGGTACTTGGAGAAGGCGGTCAGGGTCTTGGCCGAACCGGCCGGCGCCGGGATCAGGCAACGCTGCCGCCGGGCGATGGCGGGCCAACCCAGTCGCTGCGGCGGGCTCGGGGTGCCCTGGCGTTCCCGGAACCACCGCACAGCCAGGGGATGAAAGCCGGCCATCACCTCGCCGGCCTCTGCCGGTGCAGGCCGGCCGGGTGTCTTCGAGCGTGCCAGGCGTTCCCCTTCCCCGTCGGGGTCCTTCCGTCGCCGTCTGAGCCCGGGGCGCCGAGCGTATGAACGCCCCAGGAGGTGACGTTCGTGCCCTGGGTGACCGTATACGCGCTGGCGCTCCCGGTGCTCGTGACCGGCCTGGCCTGGGCCCTGCGGCGGCAGATGTCGCACATGACGGCGATGGTGCTGGCCATGAGCCTCGGCACGGCGGCCGGCCTGTGGGCGGGTTCGGCCGCGGTGGTCCTGGGACTGGGCGATCTGTGGGACGCCGCGCTCCTGGGTGCCGGCGTCGGAGCGGGGTTCGGGATCGGCGCCGGGCTGTCCGGAGGGCTCTCTCCGACGCTGGACGGCGGGCTCGGGGGGGTCATGGGCGGGATGATGGGTGCCATGCTCGCCGCCATGGCCCCGGGGCGCGCCACCGCGGCCCTGCGCGCGTCCACGGCGCTGCTCAGTGCCGTGGCCGTCCTGGTGGTCCTGCTGCTCGTGCGCGAGGCCGGCGCTCACGAGGTGCGTTCCGCCGTCCGGTCCCGCTGGCTTCTCCTGGCGCTCGTGGTGGTGGCGGGGCTCATCCTGGGAGCCGCGATGGGGGTGATCTGAGCGCGAACCTCGGACAGGCCCCTGGCCCGGGCGCGGTGGCATCACAGTGGGTCCCGGGACGCGGCGAGGGGGCGCCTGGAGAGGCGCCCCCTGGCGGGTCGGGCGTCAGTCACGATGGCCCAGGTGCCACTTCACCACGTCGATGGCGTCCCCATCGATCATGTAGTCGGCATCCGGCGTGTGAAGACGGATGATGCGCTGCTGCGTGTCGAACTGGGTGTCACCGAGGTGGAGTTCGAACGTCTGACCCGAGGACGTGGTGACCATGACCTCTCCCCACTGCTGGAGTTGACGCTGGACCAGTTCCATCTTCATGCTCGCTCGCCTCCCGGTTGCGGTTTCCAGTACTCTTCGTCGTTACTTCGTTTCCACGCGGCAAAATGCCTGCCGGTTAGGTTTTCACCGCCGGCCGGGGCTATGCCGCGGCCTGCCGCCCACCGCGGCCACGGCGTGCCGGGCAGAAAGGAGTTTCGTCCCCGCACTGCCAATTCAAAACCGAAGAAAAGCGTCCCGGGCGAGCACCGCGTCCGGTGGGTATGGGAGGAGGGAGAGGCGGTGGACACTGCCTTTCCGGATCTGATCTCCGTACGGCGGCGTGGCAGGAGGGGGCTCCTCGCGACGGTGGTCCGGGGCTTCGGCTCGACTTACCGCCGGCCGGGAGCGTCAGCCGTCGTCGTGGAGGGAGGGGAGGTGCTGGGCGCCATCAGCGGGGGTTGCATGGAGAGCGACGTGCTGGTGGCGGCGAGCGACGTCTTCCTGGGGGCGGCACCCGCTCGCCTGCTCGAGTACGACACGGCGGGCGAGGAAGACCTCATCTGGGGGACCGGGAGCGGCTGCGGGGGCCGCGTGCAGGTGCTGGTCGCCCCGGTGGCCGACGAGGTGCTGGAGTTCGTGGCCGCGCGCCTGGAGGCGGGCCGGACCGCCGTCGTGGCGACCGGCCTCGGTTCCCGGCCCGGCCGGCGAATGGCCCTCGGGCTGCCGGAGGGTGCGAGGGACGCGTCCATGGGGGAGGAGGACCTCGAACGGGCCGGAACCCTGGGGGACCCGGACCTGGACGCAGCGGCCGCGCGGGCGGCGGTCCGTCTCCTCGCCGCCGGGGAGGCGGGGCCGCTCTGGGTGGAGGCGGGCGGCGAGGCGGTGTTCCTCCAGCGGGTCGAGCCGCGGCCGCAGCTCCTCATCTGCGGCGCCGGCGACGACGCCCGGCCGGTGGCGCGCCTCGCCCGTCAGGTCGGCTTCCGCGTCGTGGTGGCCGACCACCGGCCGGCCTGGGCGACGCCGGATCGCTTCCCGACGGCCGACGCCGTGGTGGTGGCGGAGCCGGAGGAGTTGGCCGGGAAGGTCGCCATCCCGGACGGCAGCTACGCCGTGCTCATGACCCACCACTACTTCAAGGACCTCGAGCTCCTGCGCCGGCTCCTGCCCCTGCCACTGCGGTACATCGGGCTCCTCGGGGCGCGGGAGCGTTCCCGGCGGCTCATCCGGCAGATCGGGGAGGAGGCCCCCGCGCTCCTGGAGCACGCGCGGGCGCGGCTCCGGGCCCCGGTCGGCCTCGACCTGGGAGCGGACGGTCCCGAGGAGATCGCCGTCAGCATCCTC
Coding sequences:
- a CDS encoding DEAD/DEAH box helicase, with protein sequence MMAGFHPLAVRWFRERQGTPSPPQRLGWPAIARRQRCLIPAPAGSAKTLTAFSKYLDLLWQEPDLPEGVRVVHAWPLRALSHHVERNLHEPLREISALAAREAVPLREVGVAVRTGETPPEPCRRLSRRPPHTLITAPESLYPS
- a CDS encoding XdhC family protein, with product MDTAFPDLISVRRRGRRGLLATVVRGFGSTYRRPGASAVVVEGGEVLGAISGGCMESDVLVAASDVFLGAAPARLLEYDTAGEEDLIWGTGSGCGGRVQVLVAPVADEVLEFVAARLEAGRTAVVATGLGSRPGRRMALGLPEGARDASMGEEDLERAGTLGDPDLDAAAARAAVRLLAAGEAGPLWVEAGGEAVFLQRVEPRPQLLICGAGDDARPVARLARQVGFRVVVADHRPAWATPDRFPTADAVVVAEPEELAGKVAIPDGSYAVLMTHHYFKDLELLRRLLPLPLRYIGLLGARERSRRLIRQIGEEAPALLEHARARLRAPVGLDLGADGPEEIAVSILGEILAVRSGRPAVPLTQSRGSVLEALAGD